The Candidatus Aenigmatarchaeota archaeon genome has a segment encoding these proteins:
- a CDS encoding class I SAM-dependent methyltransferase: protein MKILDLGCGENKVKIKNYRVIGVDKKITKEVDLICDIDRNLPFKDFSFDVVYAQDVLEHLENPFNIVIEVHRILKKNGTFNVKVPFFSSVAAHDTDHKRFFNYSSFDYFTCEKKNYPEYGKYKFKMIKRKIIYNLGNYEKFFWPISKLITFLINLSPKIFQNSLLAYLFPSCYIIFKMKKI from the coding sequence ATGAAAATTTTGGATCTTGGGTGTGGAGAAAATAAAGTAAAAATTAAGAATTATAGAGTAATTGGTGTGGATAAGAAAATAACCAAAGAGGTTGATCTTATCTGTGATATTGATAGAAATCTTCCATTCAAAGACTTTTCTTTTGATGTTGTTTATGCTCAAGACGTATTGGAACATTTAGAAAACCCATTCAATATTGTTATAGAAGTTCACAGGATATTGAAAAAAAATGGTACTTTTAATGTCAAAGTACCCTTTTTTTCTTCAGTGGCAGCGCATGATACTGACCATAAAAGATTTTTTAATTATAGTAGTTTCGATTATTTTACTTGCGAAAAAAAGAATTATCCGGAATATGGAAAATATAAATTCAAGATGATTAAAAGAAAGATAATTTATAATTTAGGTAATTATGAAAAATTTTTTTGGCCAATAAGTAAATTGATAACATTTTTAATAAATTTATCTCCGAAAATATTTCAAAATTCTTTACTAGCTTATTTATTCCCATCTTGTTATATAATTTTTAAAATGAAAAAAATATAA
- the pssD gene encoding PssD/Cps14F family polysaccharide biosynthesis glycosyltransferase, which translates to MKICLVASGGGHLKEITFLEPFYRNHKHFFVTFERPNTLFLIEKKVYFITDPKRNIFKLIKNSIQSIKIIKNEKPNLIITTGAGVAIPICYIGKIFGSKIVFIESFCRTKKPSLSGKILYPISDLFIIQWKRLKKYFPRAIYGGTLI; encoded by the coding sequence ATGAAAATTTGTTTGGTTGCCAGTGGGGGTGGGCATCTTAAAGAAATAACTTTTTTAGAACCTTTTTATAGAAATCATAAACATTTTTTTGTTACATTCGAAAGGCCGAATACACTTTTTTTAATAGAAAAAAAGGTTTATTTTATTACCGACCCAAAAAGAAATATATTTAAATTAATTAAGAATTCAATTCAATCGATTAAAATAATAAAAAATGAGAAGCCAAACTTAATCATAACAACTGGGGCCGGTGTTGCGATACCAATTTGTTATATTGGAAAAATTTTTGGTTCAAAAATTGTTTTCATAGAAAGTTTTTGTAGAACTAAAAAACCATCACTTTCAGGAAAAATTTTGTACCCAATTTCTGATTTATTTATAATTCAGTGGAAGAGACTGAAAAAATATTTTCCCAGAGCTATCTATGGAGGTACACTTATATGA